The Fibrobacter sp. UWP2 genome has a window encoding:
- the rpiA gene encoding ribose-5-phosphate isomerase RpiA, with amino-acid sequence MANMDELKKAAGVKAADMIKDGMTVGLGTGSTAAHMVNRLAERIKTEGIHVTGVSTSWSTTLQCRSLGIPLKEMGEVSHLDMVIDGADEIDPKRNLIKGRGAAHLLEKIVASMTDEYIIIADSGKKVQKLGEKFAVPLEIIPGAIAVVTERVKKLGGEVKVRMGAPGKDGPVISDSGNLIADAKFGIIEDADKLARDLEHIVGIVGHGLFIGMATKVILADAEKGLEIF; translated from the coding sequence ATGGCGAACATGGATGAACTCAAGAAGGCTGCCGGCGTAAAAGCCGCCGACATGATTAAAGACGGCATGACCGTAGGTCTCGGTACAGGCAGCACCGCCGCCCACATGGTGAACCGCCTCGCCGAACGCATCAAGACCGAGGGCATCCACGTGACGGGAGTCTCCACCAGCTGGAGCACCACGTTGCAGTGTCGCAGCCTCGGCATCCCGCTCAAAGAGATGGGCGAAGTCTCCCACCTCGATATGGTGATTGACGGCGCTGACGAAATCGACCCGAAGCGCAACCTCATCAAGGGCCGCGGTGCGGCTCACCTCCTCGAAAAGATTGTCGCCTCCATGACCGACGAATACATCATCATCGCCGACTCAGGCAAGAAGGTGCAAAAGCTCGGCGAAAAGTTCGCCGTGCCCCTCGAAATCATCCCGGGCGCCATCGCCGTGGTCACAGAGCGCGTCAAAAAACTCGGCGGCGAAGTCAAGGTCCGCATGGGCGCCCCCGGCAAGGACGGCCCCGTGATTAGCGATTCCGGCAACCTCATCGCCGATGCGAAGTTCGGCATCATCGAAGATGCAGACAAACTCGCACGCGACCTCGAGCACATTGTGGGCATCGTGGGCCACGGTCTTTTTATTGGCATGGCAACCAAGGTGATTTTGGCCGATGCCGAAAAGGGTCTGGAAATCTTCTAA
- the leuA2 gene encoding 2-isopropylmalate synthase LeuA2, translating into MSNVSADMANRQPFFYDVTLRDGNQALPKPWNNAQKKDVYLQLLKLGVQGAEVGFPASSEMDFESCKELAQLTAKMAEEGDEVAKRVVVSGLARCVESDIQRCWEAVQFAPHPRIHTFLATSPLSMEHVLHLTPEQVKEKAVHCVKFAKSLVGDKGDVEFSAEHFGDCLENMDFVIDVLKAVVEAGATTINLPNTVERYRPLLYVNQIKQVYEALPKDITISVHCHNDLGMATAATVESFFVGATQLEVALNGLGERCGNTNFYEVAVALHNSGVETGLHMERIYETAILISQWSGINIYSRAPLIGAEAIVHRSGIHQDGASKTKDMKKGAYRPIDYSIIGRHQNDALSFTSQSGRTAVYEIITKFGYKMTLAEAAELQPVLKACSEKEGELSAERVLDVFREQRVNVNGRLVFNNIEVIPDENRFIFHFKKDGEPLVRSITAEGPIEAALMLMREIGMPVELVKYRQLVVPEKDKLWAGRGLSRVQLKANGAEVEGRGVSSDTLKANMRAIFGGVNLLYKK; encoded by the coding sequence ATGAGCAATGTAAGTGCCGATATGGCGAACAGACAACCTTTCTTTTACGATGTCACCCTGCGTGACGGCAACCAGGCGCTCCCGAAGCCCTGGAACAACGCCCAGAAAAAGGACGTTTACCTGCAGCTCTTGAAGCTCGGCGTGCAGGGTGCCGAAGTCGGCTTCCCGGCTTCGTCCGAGATGGATTTTGAATCGTGCAAGGAACTGGCGCAACTCACCGCGAAGATGGCCGAGGAAGGCGACGAGGTGGCAAAGCGCGTGGTTGTCTCGGGCCTGGCCCGCTGTGTGGAAAGCGATATCCAGCGCTGCTGGGAGGCAGTGCAGTTTGCACCGCACCCGCGTATCCATACCTTCCTCGCGACAAGCCCGCTCTCCATGGAGCATGTGCTGCACCTGACCCCCGAACAGGTCAAGGAGAAGGCGGTTCATTGCGTGAAGTTTGCCAAGTCGCTCGTGGGCGACAAGGGCGACGTGGAATTCAGCGCCGAGCACTTCGGTGACTGCCTCGAGAACATGGATTTCGTGATTGACGTGCTGAAGGCTGTGGTTGAAGCCGGTGCGACGACCATCAACCTGCCGAATACGGTGGAACGCTACCGTCCGCTGCTGTACGTGAACCAGATCAAGCAGGTGTACGAGGCGCTCCCGAAGGATATCACGATTTCGGTACACTGCCACAACGACCTGGGCATGGCGACGGCCGCAACGGTCGAAAGCTTCTTCGTGGGGGCAACCCAGCTGGAAGTCGCGCTGAACGGCCTGGGCGAACGCTGCGGCAACACGAATTTCTACGAAGTCGCGGTCGCGCTGCACAACTCCGGCGTCGAGACCGGCCTGCACATGGAACGCATCTACGAGACGGCAATTCTCATCTCGCAGTGGTCCGGTATCAACATCTACAGCCGCGCCCCGCTGATCGGCGCCGAGGCAATTGTGCACCGTAGCGGCATCCACCAGGATGGCGCCTCCAAGACGAAGGACATGAAGAAGGGTGCCTACCGCCCCATCGACTACTCCATCATCGGTCGCCACCAGAACGACGCCCTGAGCTTCACGAGCCAGAGCGGCCGCACCGCCGTGTACGAGATTATCACGAAGTTCGGTTACAAGATGACGCTCGCCGAAGCTGCCGAACTGCAGCCGGTGTTGAAGGCCTGCAGCGAAAAGGAAGGCGAACTCAGCGCCGAGCGCGTGCTGGACGTGTTCCGCGAGCAGCGCGTGAACGTGAACGGCCGCCTGGTGTTCAACAACATCGAGGTCATTCCCGACGAGAACCGCTTCATTTTCCACTTCAAGAAGGACGGCGAACCGCTGGTGAGGTCCATTACGGCGGAAGGCCCGATCGAGGCCGCCCTCATGCTCATGCGCGAAATCGGCATGCCGGTCGAACTCGTCAAATACCGCCAGCTCGTCGTTCCCGAGAAGGACAAGCTGTGGGCGGGCCGCGGGCTTAGCCGCGTGCAGCTGAAGGCGAACGGAGCCGAGGTCGAAGGCCGCGGCGTCTCTAGCGATACGCTCAAGGCCAACATGCGCGCCATCTTCGGCGGCGTGAACCTCTTGTACAAGAAATAA
- a CDS encoding pyridoxal phosphate-dependent aminotransferase — MLSSRLPKDLSPSPFFAELERAKADVLAECAGANSLPFIDMTVSSPVKAGLPIDLDAAVEESRKEFGCWNPDAAGWKSAREAVVEYYRERGGNFTAGQIILTASTSEAYSVLFKTFCDPGDVILTPMPGYPLLDTLAQLEHLECAPYFLKLKREKTGFRFVLDSDSLLAAPEKAKILLLVSPHNPTGHCISREEWNEAVRFCEENNLILVVDEVFGDYSFSPEVRRSWEYLMGGKPEPANFFDAGSNDLINLPENGPRCPIFWLNGLSKAVGSPQLKLGWMAFYAPREQFEPIRAALEFVEDAYLSVSAPAQALGTALLKQSAAYESRVKERLLQNWQTLREAFPSKYCPEVLGGWYAVIRLGEDDEELTLRLLKEKHVLVQPGFFFDFDEDGWVVVSLLQEPALFKEAVARMRSLADS, encoded by the coding sequence ATGCTTTCTTCCCGCTTGCCTAAAGACCTTTCGCCGTCGCCGTTCTTTGCCGAACTGGAGCGCGCGAAGGCCGATGTGCTCGCGGAATGTGCCGGCGCGAATTCACTCCCGTTTATCGACATGACGGTAAGTTCGCCAGTAAAGGCGGGCTTGCCGATTGACTTGGATGCAGCGGTGGAGGAGTCGCGCAAGGAATTCGGTTGCTGGAATCCGGATGCGGCGGGCTGGAAGTCTGCGCGCGAGGCGGTGGTAGAATATTACCGCGAACGCGGCGGTAACTTTACCGCAGGCCAGATTATTCTGACTGCTAGTACGAGCGAAGCATATTCTGTTCTGTTCAAGACGTTCTGCGATCCGGGCGACGTGATTCTGACGCCGATGCCGGGCTACCCGCTGCTCGATACGCTCGCGCAGTTGGAGCATCTGGAATGCGCACCGTATTTTTTGAAGCTGAAGCGGGAAAAGACCGGTTTCCGCTTTGTTTTGGATTCTGACAGCCTGCTGGCGGCACCGGAAAAGGCGAAAATCCTGTTGCTTGTCTCACCGCATAATCCGACGGGCCACTGCATCTCGCGCGAGGAATGGAACGAGGCGGTCCGTTTCTGCGAAGAGAACAATTTGATTCTCGTGGTGGACGAAGTTTTTGGCGATTACAGTTTTTCTCCGGAGGTCCGCCGCAGTTGGGAATACCTGATGGGCGGCAAGCCGGAGCCTGCGAACTTCTTTGATGCGGGCAGTAATGACTTAATCAACCTTCCCGAAAACGGCCCCAGGTGCCCCATTTTCTGGTTGAACGGACTCAGCAAGGCCGTGGGTTCCCCGCAGCTCAAATTAGGCTGGATGGCGTTCTATGCCCCGCGCGAACAGTTCGAACCAATACGAGCGGCCCTCGAGTTCGTGGAAGACGCCTACCTGAGCGTGTCTGCCCCGGCGCAGGCTCTCGGTACCGCGCTCCTCAAGCAGTCCGCCGCCTACGAATCGCGCGTCAAGGAACGCCTCTTGCAAAACTGGCAGACACTCCGCGAAGCGTTCCCCTCCAAGTACTGCCCCGAAGTTCTCGGCGGCTGGTATGCGGTTATCCGCCTGGGGGAGGACGATGAGGAACTTACGCTCCGCCTGCTTAAAGAAAAGCATGTGCTGGTGCAGCCGGGTTTCTTCTTCGACTTCGATGAAGACGGCTGGGTGGTGGTCTCGCTCCTGCAGGAACCCGCACTGTTTAAGGAAGCGGTTGCAAGAATGCGCTCGCTTGCGGATTCCTAG
- a CDS encoding peptidylprolyl isomerase, with protein MDFIEDKTKVSIAYTLKELNGRILEEVPAKFPFVYIHGYNNIIPGLETALLGRKLGEKFSVEIPANLGYGLYRKDLLIQVPKEELQEVGELWLGMELEMFMDNDIREFQLPDTADEFCDDLNLDGEDESDGIYIVKEIYKDTVLVDGNHPFAGKDLIFDVEVVGIETPSYTELENGFPDKDEFDEGYDDNYDDRYDNEGGYSDNENRRWR; from the coding sequence ATGGATTTCATTGAAGACAAGACAAAGGTGAGCATCGCCTACACGCTCAAGGAGTTGAACGGGCGTATTCTGGAAGAAGTCCCCGCCAAATTTCCCTTTGTCTACATTCACGGCTACAACAACATCATCCCAGGCCTGGAAACAGCGCTTTTGGGACGCAAGCTGGGCGAAAAATTTTCCGTCGAAATCCCTGCCAACCTAGGATACGGCCTCTACCGCAAGGATCTGCTGATCCAAGTGCCCAAGGAGGAACTCCAGGAGGTGGGCGAACTCTGGCTTGGCATGGAACTCGAGATGTTCATGGACAACGACATCCGTGAATTCCAGCTCCCCGACACCGCCGACGAGTTCTGCGACGACCTGAACCTGGACGGCGAAGACGAAAGCGACGGCATCTACATTGTCAAGGAAATTTACAAGGACACGGTGCTGGTGGACGGGAACCACCCCTTCGCCGGCAAGGACCTGATTTTTGACGTGGAGGTTGTCGGCATCGAGACCCCCTCCTACACCGAACTCGAGAACGGATTCCCCGACAAGGACGAGTTTGATGAAGGCTACGACGACAATTACGACGACCGCTACGACAACGAAGGCGGTTATAGTGACAACGAAAACAGGAGATGGCGCTAA
- a CDS encoding metallophosphoesterase produces the protein MLYGICSDIHSNAVAFEAVLQSMKDNGVERRICLGDLVGYGVDADECVKLAKDNMDVCLIGNHDSVGIKYESSVGFNPYAKQAIEWTQQHLSAESVSYMKSLPYIFEENDITFVHASPMSPADWVYVTDLEDALDAFDHFGGTYCFVGHTHSPVIVASRPMAIPKILDEYEYVIADTERLLVNVGSVGQPRDRDPRACWCLLDTETKCVRLIRVEYDVFQTQERMRKAGMPEFLIERLSVGR, from the coding sequence ATGCTTTACGGTATTTGCTCTGATATTCATTCCAACGCGGTTGCCTTTGAGGCTGTATTGCAGTCCATGAAGGATAACGGCGTTGAAAGAAGGATTTGTTTAGGTGATTTAGTGGGTTATGGCGTCGATGCCGACGAATGCGTCAAGCTGGCGAAAGACAACATGGACGTGTGCCTTATTGGCAACCACGACAGCGTGGGAATCAAGTACGAGTCCAGCGTGGGATTCAACCCCTATGCTAAGCAGGCCATCGAATGGACCCAGCAGCACCTGAGTGCCGAGTCCGTGAGCTACATGAAGTCCTTGCCGTACATTTTTGAAGAGAACGACATTACCTTTGTACATGCCTCTCCGATGTCGCCCGCCGATTGGGTTTACGTGACCGACCTGGAGGATGCTCTCGATGCCTTTGACCACTTTGGCGGGACATATTGCTTTGTGGGCCACACGCACAGCCCGGTGATCGTGGCGAGCCGCCCCATGGCCATTCCCAAGATTCTGGACGAGTACGAGTACGTGATTGCCGACACCGAACGCCTGCTGGTGAACGTGGGCAGCGTGGGGCAACCGCGTGACCGGGATCCGCGCGCCTGCTGGTGCCTGCTCGATACCGAGACCAAGTGCGTGCGCTTAATCCGCGTGGAATACGACGTGTTCCAGACGCAGGAACGCATGCGCAAGGCGGGCATGCCCGAATTCCTCATCGAACGCCTGAGCGTAGGCAGATAA
- a CDS encoding thioredoxin domain-containing protein — protein MKRLSIVAMAIFAISLVACNQASAGGSFNQQARLDSLEKDFSTLKEEFEAIKFALDKRGISVEDAKKEMEMANKVWDIPDDDSPVFGNAKDPKLTIVEFTEFQCPYCSRIAPTMQELNKKYPNEIKFVYKHFPLSFHANAQAAAASSIAAQKQGKFWEYRYALAPHSRELSDSVYLAVAKEVGLDLEKFKKDMVLDSAMIARIDKDFQLGVKVGVQGTPNFYINGKRQDRFSPELVEKLLKEAK, from the coding sequence ATGAAACGTCTCTCTATCGTAGCTATGGCTATCTTTGCCATCAGTCTTGTCGCTTGTAACCAGGCCTCTGCTGGCGGTTCCTTTAATCAGCAGGCTCGCCTCGATTCCCTTGAAAAGGATTTCAGCACCTTGAAGGAAGAGTTCGAAGCCATCAAGTTCGCCCTCGACAAGCGCGGTATTTCTGTGGAAGACGCCAAGAAGGAAATGGAGATGGCCAACAAGGTCTGGGACATTCCCGACGACGACAGCCCGGTGTTCGGCAATGCCAAGGACCCGAAGCTCACGATTGTTGAATTTACCGAATTCCAGTGCCCGTACTGCAGCCGCATTGCCCCGACCATGCAGGAACTCAACAAGAAGTACCCGAACGAAATCAAGTTCGTGTACAAGCACTTCCCGCTGAGCTTCCACGCCAACGCCCAGGCCGCAGCCGCCTCTTCTATTGCTGCTCAGAAGCAGGGCAAGTTCTGGGAATACCGCTATGCCTTGGCTCCGCATTCTCGTGAGCTCTCCGACTCCGTCTACCTGGCTGTCGCCAAGGAAGTGGGGCTCGACCTCGAAAAGTTCAAGAAGGACATGGTCCTCGACTCCGCTATGATCGCCCGTATCGATAAGGACTTCCAGTTGGGCGTGAAGGTCGGCGTGCAGGGCACCCCGAACTTCTACATTAACGGCAAGCGCCAAGATCGCTTCAGCCCGGAACTGGTCGAGAAGCTCCTCAAGGAAGCCAAGTAA
- a CDS encoding peptide chain release factor 3, producing the protein MNSEIEKRRTFAIVSHPDAGKTTITEKFLWYGNVIREAGHVRAKANRSYTVSDWMKIEQQRGISVSSSVLNFPFEGCMFNLVDTPGHQDFCEDTYRALTAVDAALVLIDSVNGVEKQTIKLMDVCRMRHTPIITFINKMDLDGRHVLDLLDQIENVLHIKTAPFTLPIGVGKLFKGVYSIAENTFHTFNKEEGHQEIIQMEGPDDPRLVEMCGENWVNQFKEEYEMVTGGMDPFDHEKFLKGEMCPVFFGSAVNNFGVRQLLNAFAKLAPPPMVRETDKRPVSPDEDAFSAFVFKIQANMDPKHRDRTAFLRICSGSFTRGEKVYHVRTGREIRLAAPTAFLAKDKEVIDHAWAGDIVGINDPGLFRIGDTLTDGEKVNFTGIPDFAPEHFARVTLLNPLKSKQMAKGLAELSEEGATQLYEPLKSAIPVIGVVGELQFDVLKFRLQSEYGADVQLDRVPAHGIRWVTGPEKDLGKFAEEYAMDCMMDKERNLVCLFPNEYRLNLAMKNYENLKFAETSQG; encoded by the coding sequence ATGAATTCCGAAATCGAAAAACGCCGCACTTTCGCCATCGTAAGCCACCCCGACGCGGGTAAGACCACCATCACCGAGAAGTTCCTGTGGTACGGGAACGTGATTCGCGAGGCGGGCCACGTGCGCGCGAAGGCGAACCGCAGCTACACCGTGAGTGACTGGATGAAAATCGAGCAGCAGCGCGGTATTTCGGTTTCTTCTTCCGTTTTGAATTTCCCGTTCGAAGGTTGCATGTTCAACCTCGTCGATACCCCGGGGCACCAGGACTTCTGTGAAGACACCTACCGCGCCCTGACTGCCGTGGATGCTGCCCTCGTGCTTATCGACAGCGTGAACGGCGTGGAAAAGCAGACCATCAAGCTCATGGACGTGTGCCGCATGCGCCACACCCCGATTATCACGTTCATCAACAAGATGGACCTCGATGGCCGCCATGTGCTCGACCTGCTCGACCAGATTGAAAACGTGCTCCACATCAAGACGGCCCCGTTTACGCTCCCGATTGGCGTGGGCAAGCTTTTCAAGGGTGTGTATTCCATCGCCGAGAATACGTTCCATACCTTCAACAAGGAAGAGGGCCATCAGGAAATCATCCAGATGGAAGGCCCGGACGATCCGCGCCTCGTTGAAATGTGCGGCGAGAACTGGGTGAACCAGTTCAAGGAAGAATACGAGATGGTCACCGGCGGTATGGACCCGTTCGACCACGAAAAGTTCCTGAAGGGTGAGATGTGCCCCGTGTTCTTCGGTTCTGCGGTGAACAACTTCGGCGTGCGTCAGCTGTTGAACGCTTTCGCGAAGCTTGCGCCGCCCCCGATGGTGCGCGAGACCGACAAGCGCCCGGTTAGCCCCGACGAGGACGCCTTCAGTGCGTTTGTTTTCAAAATCCAGGCCAACATGGACCCCAAGCACCGCGACCGCACCGCCTTCCTGCGCATCTGCTCGGGAAGCTTCACCCGCGGCGAAAAAGTTTACCACGTGCGCACGGGCCGCGAAATCCGTCTCGCCGCCCCGACGGCGTTCCTCGCTAAGGACAAGGAAGTCATCGACCACGCCTGGGCGGGTGACATTGTGGGCATTAACGATCCGGGACTTTTCCGCATCGGCGATACACTGACTGACGGCGAGAAGGTGAACTTCACCGGTATTCCGGACTTCGCCCCGGAACACTTTGCCCGCGTGACGCTTTTGAACCCGCTCAAGAGCAAGCAGATGGCGAAGGGCCTTGCAGAACTTAGCGAAGAAGGTGCGACGCAGCTTTATGAACCGCTCAAGTCCGCGATACCTGTGATTGGTGTGGTGGGCGAGCTGCAGTTCGACGTGCTCAAGTTCCGCCTGCAGAGCGAATACGGCGCCGACGTGCAACTCGACCGCGTTCCGGCTCATGGCATCCGCTGGGTCACCGGCCCCGAGAAGGACCTGGGCAAGTTCGCCGAGGAATACGCGATGGACTGCATGATGGACAAGGAACGTAACCTTGTTTGCCTGTTCCCGAACGAGTACCGCCTGAATCTCGCGATGAAGAATTACGAGAACCTGAAGTTCGCCGAAACTTCGCAGGGATAA
- a CDS encoding type II toxin-antitoxin system Phd/YefM family antitoxin, whose product MAKTVTAMEARQNFGNLLNQVALQHEEIVIERSGKPLARLVDVSSPTGGSRLDFRDIGKLPNGIWENR is encoded by the coding sequence ATGGCAAAGACCGTCACTGCCATGGAGGCCCGCCAGAATTTCGGCAATCTGCTGAACCAGGTGGCCCTCCAGCACGAAGAAATCGTCATTGAACGCTCGGGCAAGCCGCTTGCGCGTTTGGTGGACGTTTCTTCGCCAACGGGTGGCTCTCGGCTCGACTTTCGCGATATCGGCAAGCTCCCGAACGGTATCTGGGAGAATCGCTAG
- a CDS encoding OmpA family protein produces the protein MKLVNFLTLGAIATGFAFAQEAAPEAAPANDPASIPSLYDMCKESLDAAKSKIPANGLDAKMTVVEAENTAASLKAAVEDDPVSAKSMGLASNCSLYVQMIKIQAESQTLRNRIAENWQKRAATARSIEAIQEQINQARSGKVNDLEAEKAKMKDQEARLQAEMQQNQEKFLAEAAAQEAALKAAGEREADLQKKLEAEKAALAEERAKAEARQAEAMNKLNELQSKMIQVTKDARGIILSMSDILFDVNKASLKQDLKTSLAKVAGILSVYQQFNVSIEGNTDNTGSADHNMKLSQQRADNVKAFLVEQGIDGNRLTATGLGMTMPIADNSTKEGRQKNRRVDLVIQDKALQQPAEAAPAAVPAAAPEAAPAAVPAAEAPKAEPAPAPAKK, from the coding sequence ATGAAACTCGTCAATTTCTTGACTCTCGGCGCCATCGCCACCGGTTTCGCCTTTGCCCAGGAGGCTGCTCCCGAAGCCGCTCCTGCCAATGACCCGGCTTCTATCCCGTCTCTCTACGACATGTGCAAGGAATCCCTGGATGCCGCCAAGTCGAAGATTCCTGCCAACGGTCTTGACGCCAAGATGACCGTTGTCGAGGCAGAAAATACTGCAGCTAGTTTGAAGGCTGCCGTCGAGGACGACCCGGTTTCTGCAAAGTCCATGGGACTCGCTTCCAACTGCTCCCTCTATGTGCAGATGATTAAAATTCAAGCGGAATCCCAGACCCTCCGCAACCGCATTGCCGAAAACTGGCAAAAGCGTGCCGCCACGGCCCGTTCCATCGAGGCCATCCAGGAACAGATCAACCAGGCTCGCAGCGGCAAGGTGAACGACCTTGAAGCCGAGAAGGCCAAGATGAAGGACCAGGAAGCCCGCCTCCAGGCCGAAATGCAGCAGAACCAGGAGAAGTTCCTGGCCGAAGCAGCCGCCCAGGAAGCCGCCCTCAAGGCAGCCGGCGAACGCGAAGCCGACCTCCAAAAGAAGCTCGAAGCCGAAAAGGCCGCCCTCGCCGAGGAACGCGCCAAGGCCGAAGCCCGCCAGGCCGAGGCCATGAACAAGCTGAACGAGCTCCAGTCTAAGATGATCCAGGTGACCAAGGACGCCCGCGGCATTATTCTCTCCATGAGCGACATCCTCTTTGACGTGAACAAGGCTTCCCTCAAGCAGGACTTGAAGACGAGTCTTGCCAAGGTGGCTGGCATCCTCTCGGTGTACCAGCAGTTTAACGTGTCCATTGAAGGCAACACCGACAACACGGGTTCTGCGGACCACAACATGAAGCTCTCTCAGCAGCGCGCCGACAATGTGAAGGCGTTCCTGGTGGAGCAGGGCATTGACGGAAACCGCTTGACCGCCACGGGTCTCGGCATGACCATGCCGATTGCCGACAACAGCACCAAGGAAGGCCGTCAAAAGAACCGCCGCGTGGACCTCGTAATCCAGGACAAGGCGTTGCAGCAGCCGGCTGAAGCTGCCCCCGCCGCAGTTCCTGCTGCCGCTCCCGAAGCAGCCCCTGCCGCAGTTCCTGCTGCCGAAGCCCCGAAGGCTGAACCTGCTCCCGCTCCGGCCAAAAAGTAA
- a CDS encoding glycosyltransferase family 4 protein: MENKKILLINWRDIKNPEAGGAELYFHEIFKRLNTRGYDVTVLAHKVNGLPDEEVVDGMRTIRIGNKFLFNYSAFFYARKHQGEYDLIVEDLNKIPFFTKLGTKTKRLHMVMHFFRKSIFREAFFPFALYVYLMERAVALFYKGEKFLGISQSTADEIADMGIKSKWTEVVEPGIDTEYFHPTEKKADPPVISYVGRLMKYKNAQFVINAMPRLRELVPGIVLEVAGGGDYRGELEKLVDKLGVRDSVKFLGRVSEDEKRDLLSRSSLFINPSFKEGWGINNIEANLCGTISMSNNVAGLKDSVVDGVTGLLYENDDPEGFCQKAAAVLHDKDRLSELENNAKKRALGMSWDAMTDKMQKVVEKALV; the protein is encoded by the coding sequence GTGGAAAACAAAAAGATTTTGCTTATCAACTGGCGTGACATCAAGAACCCCGAAGCGGGCGGCGCCGAACTTTATTTTCACGAAATTTTCAAGCGCCTCAACACCCGCGGCTACGACGTGACTGTCCTTGCACACAAAGTAAATGGCTTGCCCGACGAAGAAGTGGTGGACGGCATGCGTACCATTCGTATTGGCAACAAGTTCCTGTTCAACTATTCCGCCTTTTTTTATGCCCGCAAACACCAGGGCGAGTACGACCTCATTGTGGAGGACTTGAATAAGATCCCGTTTTTCACCAAACTCGGGACCAAGACCAAGCGCCTGCACATGGTGATGCATTTTTTCCGCAAGTCCATCTTCCGCGAAGCGTTTTTCCCGTTCGCCCTCTACGTGTACCTCATGGAACGCGCCGTGGCGCTGTTCTACAAGGGCGAAAAATTCCTCGGCATTTCGCAGAGCACCGCCGACGAGATTGCCGACATGGGCATTAAGTCCAAGTGGACCGAGGTGGTGGAGCCGGGCATCGATACCGAGTATTTCCATCCGACCGAGAAAAAGGCCGACCCTCCGGTGATTTCTTACGTGGGCCGCCTCATGAAGTACAAGAACGCTCAGTTTGTCATCAATGCCATGCCGCGCCTTCGCGAACTCGTCCCGGGTATCGTGCTCGAAGTCGCTGGCGGGGGAGACTACCGTGGCGAACTCGAAAAGTTGGTTGATAAGCTCGGCGTGCGTGATTCCGTGAAGTTCCTCGGTCGCGTCTCCGAAGACGAAAAGCGCGACCTCTTGAGCCGCTCGTCGCTCTTTATTAACCCATCCTTCAAGGAAGGCTGGGGCATCAACAACATTGAGGCGAACCTCTGCGGCACGATTTCGATGAGCAACAATGTCGCGGGCCTCAAGGATTCCGTGGTGGACGGCGTGACTGGCCTCCTGTACGAAAACGACGACCCGGAAGGGTTCTGCCAGAAGGCTGCCGCCGTTCTGCACGACAAGGACCGCCTCTCCGAACTCGAAAACAACGCCAAAAAACGCGCTTTGGGCATGAGTTGGGACGCAATGACCGATAAAATGCAAAAAGTCGTTGAAAAAGCGCTCGTTTAA
- a CDS encoding 23S rRNA (pseudouridine(1915)-N(3))-methyltransferase RlmH, with protein MKWVLAVFGKAGSPFIADEVDRYVKRLRGGAIPLEVVELKESKLDDRNQSLAQEATLFEKKFPKSEYKRVILSEEGKLMDTVKLSDTLRDRFPGNVVFLIGSAYGIDEKLKKSADLLLSLSPLTFTHDHARVITAEQLYRVQMVMQNHPYHHR; from the coding sequence ATGAAGTGGGTTTTGGCTGTTTTTGGTAAGGCTGGCTCGCCGTTCATTGCGGACGAGGTGGACCGCTACGTGAAGCGCTTGCGTGGGGGGGCCATTCCGCTTGAGGTGGTGGAGCTCAAGGAATCCAAGTTGGATGACCGCAATCAGTCCCTCGCTCAAGAGGCAACCCTTTTCGAAAAGAAATTCCCTAAGAGTGAATACAAACGAGTTATTTTGTCGGAAGAAGGCAAGCTCATGGATACCGTGAAGCTCTCCGACACCTTGCGCGATCGTTTTCCGGGGAACGTGGTGTTTTTGATCGGTTCGGCATACGGGATTGACGAAAAACTCAAAAAATCCGCCGACCTGCTGCTTTCGCTGTCACCCTTGACGTTCACCCACGACCATGCCCGCGTGATTACAGCGGAACAGCTGTACCGTGTGCAGATGGTGATGCAAAACCACCCCTATCATCATCGGTAG